The Malus sylvestris chromosome 12, drMalSylv7.2, whole genome shotgun sequence genome contains a region encoding:
- the LOC126592013 gene encoding putative disease resistance protein RGA3: MAEFLTFAAEGILKRVALLAEQEFSLLWGFKKELTRLRDSLSKIQAMLRDAQQSHVRGETVEIWAKDLEDIALDADNVLDEYEYEVLRHKVELQNHMKKKVLNFFSHNNPVAFRLKMAHKIKNIIASLANLKNEAASIGLVARSTFVDATSDDMGVLDRETVSGFDRDEKYIVGREEVVSEIVTTLINSSKNKENYLSVMAIVGLGGLGKTTLAKSIYHEYEIDRHLDKRIWICVSTPFKVKSILKGILEYLKPEKAAIQHKAAICENLQEDLRGKRYLLILDDVWNEDPQQWDNLMSCLLNVRDTQGSIIVVTTRSVNVASVVQTLPRHDLGKLSDEECWLVLKDKAFADRSASITEDQERIGREIAKKCAGVPLVAKVLGNMMRCRSDGWQSIQESTTWDIPEGEKRIFSVLKLSFDELKSPFLKQCFAYCSLFTNDFEIEKDELIQLWMAQGLLHPSNKNNLEMEDVGNEYFNILLENSFFEDVTMDNYTTTTITHCKMHDLVHDLAILVSKPKRGDCNEVRHMAQVSTSVLQGIPKGNAQKLRSIFVNGEILGNILSSFKGLRVLNLYWADISELPYSIGKLKHLRYLDVSRTRIRRLPESIGKLYHLQTLKMRDLKLEEFPKELKILINLRHVYFDHEDKIYPLGIGRLANL, translated from the exons ATGGCAGAATTCCTTACTTTTGCTGCTGAGGGGATACTGAAGAGAGTCGCTTTACTTGCCGAACAAGAATTCAGTCTTCTCTGGGGTTTCAAAAAAGAACTCACAAGGCTTCGTGACTCACTATCCAAGATCCAAGCTATGCTACGGGATGCACAACAATCGCACGTTCGGGGCGAGACTGTGGAAATATGGGCGAAGGATCTTGAGGACATAGCTCTTGATGCTGACAATGTCTTAGATGAATACGAATATGAAGTTCTCCGGCACAAGGTAGAACTGCAAAACCATATGAAGAAAAAGGTGCTCAACTTCTTTTCACACAACAATCCTGTTGCATTTCGGCTCAAAATGGCACATAAAATTAAGAACATTATTGCATCGTTGGCAAATCTGAAGAACGAAGCAGCTAGTATTGGACTAGTTGCTAGGTCAACATTCGTTGATGCAACCTCTGATGATATGGGAGTGCTTGACAGGGAAACAGTCTCCGGCTTTGATCGAGATGAAAAGTACATTGTTGGAAGGGAGGAGGTTGTGTCTGAGATAGTTACAACCTTGATCAACTCAAGCAAAAATAAAGAGAATTATCTTTCGGTTATGGCCATCGTGGGGTTGGGGGGCTTGGGAAAGACAACCTTAGCTAAATCGATATATCATGAATATGAGATAGATAGACACTTAGATAAAAGAATATGGATATGTGTGTCCACCCCTTTCAAAGTCAAGTCGATTTTAAAAGGGATCTTGGAATATCTTAAACCAGAAAAGGCTGCAATACAGCATAAGGCAGCAATTTGTGAAAACCTCCAAGAAGATTTGAGAGGGAAGCGATATCTTCTGATTCTCGATGATGTTTGGAACGAGGATCCTCAGCAATGGGATAATTTGATGAGTTGTTTGTTAAACGTTAGAGATACTCAAGGAAGCATCATTGTTGTCACTACTCGCAGTGTCAATGttg CATCAGTCGTGCAAACACTTCCTAGGCATGATTTGGGAAAACTATCAGACGAAGAATGTTGGCTCGTATTGAAGGATAAAGCATTTGCAGATAGAAGTGCTTCTATTACCGAAGATCAAGAAAGAATTGGAAGGGAAATCGCTAAAAAATGTGCAGGTGTTCCATTAGTGGCAAAG GTTCTGGGAAATATGATGCGTTGTAGGAGTGATGGTTGGCAGTCAATTCAAGAAAGTACAACATGGGATATACCAGAAGGGGAAAAAAGAATTTTTTCGGTTTTGAAGTTGAGTTTTGATGAATTGAAATCACCGTTTTTGAAGCAATGTTTTGCATATTGCTCACTGTTCACCAAcgattttgaaattgaaaaggATGAGTTGATCCAACTCTGGATGGCTCAAGGATTGCTTCATCCTTCTAACAAAAATAATCTAGAGATGGAGGATGTGGGAaatgaatattttaatattcTCTTGGAGAACTCCTTCTTTGAAGATGTTACCATGGATAATTATACTACTACCACTATTACCCACTGCAAGATGCATGATCTTGTGCACGATCTTGCCATACTTGTATCAAAACCAAAAAGAGGCGACTGCAATGAAGTTCGACATATGGCGCAGGTTTCTACCTCAGTACTGCAGGGGATTCCAAAAGGAAATGCTCAAAAATTACGCTCAATATTTGTGAATGGTGAAATTCTGGGTAACATCTTATCAAGCTTTAAAGGCTTACGAGTCCTAAATTTATATTGGGCTGATATCAGTGAGTTGCCATATTCAATTGGAAAGTTGAAACACTTGAGGTATCTGGATGTTTCTAGAACAAGGATCAGAAGACTCCCCGAGTCTATTGGAAAGCTTTATCATCTACAAACGTTAAAAATGCGTGATCTCAAGCTTGAAGAGTTTCCAAAAGAACTGAAAATTTTGATCAACTTGAGACATGTTTATTTTGATCATGAGGATAAGATATATCCACTTGGGATTGGGCGTTTGGCTAATCTCTAA
- the LOC126592014 gene encoding putative disease resistance protein RGA4 has protein sequence MGDKFPSWVTSSSFPALKGLHIDNARNLIEWMEAAENIVVFPCLEELFLRNCDQLRSAPSHFPSLKRLEIDSTVSGMPIANISTNLSTLTCLTLKKIRGLDSLLEGLLKNNKNLACLEIEDCPELTCIATDVFGCCTSLDSLRISTCDNLRCLPDGLHTLLSLTKIAIERCDSLEFIPVIHGLTSLCELSIVDCPQLSSLPDGLDYCTSLQTLEIQNCSKITTIPITQGLPSLCALHIRYCPELSSLPSGLEYCTSLQKLTISSCYKLTLIQIHSLPSLRKLSIKYCRSLESIPSSLQGCTSLRELHISCCNSLKHFPDGLQPFASLENLTIRSCSNLETTPSLESLTHLRELVIYDCEGLKSLPGGLAASSQCSLAHLNVLKIGGFGKELDSFPPFQVMSQLERLSLWGWPKLKSLPEQVQHFTSLTHLVIYSFDGLEALPEWLGNLASLKFLSTESCKNLMYLPVAEAMQRLTKLNEIHIFGCPLLKERCNKESGPEWPKISHIAKITVDYQPH, from the exons ATGGGTGATAAGTTTCCATCGTGGGTAACAAGTAGTTCATTTCCTGCATTGAAAGGATTACATATAGATAATGCAAGGAACttaattgaatggatggaagcaGCAGAAAACATAGTGGTGTTTCCTTGCCTTGAGGAGCTATTTCTGAGGAATTGTGATCAGTTGAGAAGCGCCCCCAGTCATTTTCCATCTCTTAAAAGGTTAGAGATAGATTCCACGGTTAGTGGCATGCCAATAGCAAATATAAGCACCAACCTCAGCACTCTCACTTGTCTCACATTAAAGAAAATAAGGGGACTCGATTCTCTGCTAGAAGGGTTGTTGAAAAATAACAAGAATCTTGCATGTTTGGAGATAGAGGATTGTCCGGAGTTAACTTGTATTGCTACGGATGTATTTGGGTGTTGCACCTCTCTTGATTCATTGCGTATTTCTACATGTGATAATCTTAGATGTTTGCCTGATGGTCTTCACACTcttctatctcttacgaagatagCTATAGAGCGTTGCGATAGTCTAGAGTTCATTCCAGTTATACACGGTCTCACTTCTCTCTGCGAATTGTCTATTGTTGACTGTCCTCAGTTATCCAGTCTACCTGATGGGCTAGATTACTGCACCTCTCTTCAAACATTGGAAAtacaaaactgctccaaaataaCGACAATTCCAATCACACAAGGCCTCCCATCTCTCTGTGCATTGCATATTAGATATTGTCCTGAATTATCAAGCCTACCGAGTGGGTTGGAATATTGTACCTCTCTTCAAAAGCTGACAATATCGTCTTGCTATAAACTCACCTTGATTCAAATTCATAGCCTCCCATCTCTCCGGAAGTtgtcgataaagtattgcaggAGTCTAGAGTCGATTCCAAGTTCTTTACAAGGCTGCACATCCCTCCGTGAACTGCATATCAGTTGTTGTAACAGTTTGAAGCATTTTCCAGATGGGCTACAACCGTTTGCCTCTCTTGAGAATCTCACAATACGCAGTTGCTCAAATCTAGAAACTACTCCAAGTTTAGAAAGCCTCACGCACCTCCGTGAGTTGGTTATATATGATTGTGAAGGACTAAAAAGTTTACCTGGTGGGTTAGCAGCATCTTCGCAATGCAGCCTCGCCCACTTGAATGTATTGAAAATTGGTGGGTTCGGGAAGGAGCTCGATTCATTCCCTCCTTTTCAGGTTATGTCACAACTTGAAAGATTAAGCTTGTGGGGTTGGCCTAAGCTCAAGTCTCTACCAGAACAAGTTCAGCACTTCACTTCTTTAACACATTTGGTTATATATTCCTTTGACGGCTTGGAGGCTCTTCCTGAGTGGTTGGGTAACCTTGCATCTCTAAAGTTCCTGAGTACAGAGagttgcaagaatctgatgtATCTACCTGTCGCTGAAGCTATGCAACGTCTCACCAAATTAAATGAGATACACATTTTTGGTTGTCCCCTTCTAAAAGAGAGATGCAACAAGGAGAGCGGCCCAGAATGGCCCAAGATTTCACATATCGCAAAGATCACTG TTGACTATCAACCACACTAG